The DNA segment TGCGCAAGCTGTCGGTTGTGAACTTCAAGTAAAGCTCGTACGGCAGAGGGCGGCATGACGCCCAAAATGACGGCAACGATTACGCCTCTCCGAAAAACCGACACCGAGTCTCATCAACTCATTGAGCGTTGGCTGAATGGCCCGCCCTACGGTATCGTTGAGCATGTGTTCGACGAAAATGATTTCGGCTCACTGTACGAGAGTGAAGCCGTCGTTCCAGGGGGCGCTGCGCGATGAAGCCGCGCAGCGCCGGTGTGGACTCGCTATGAGTGAGGCGCGGCCCAGCCCATCCATCAGCACGGCTTGCCTGGTCGGCCACATCACGGTAAAGGATGCCGCACTGTGGGCCGAGTATCGCAGCCGGGTGCCGGCGACGCTGGCGCCCTGGGGCGGCGAGCTGCTGCTGCGCGGCAAGCGCTTCGCGGTGCTGGCCGGCGAGCACCGGCACACCGACGTGGTGGTGATCCGCTTTCCGAACCGGGCGGCGCTCGATGGCTGGCATGCGTCGGCTGCGTACCAGGCGCTGATTCCGTTGCGGCAGCAGGCGGCGGACGTGGTTCTGCTGGCCTACGAGGAATAGCGGCCAGCTGCGGCCGTGCGGGCGCCGTGGCACGGGCGCTGGAAGAATTGGACGTGGACTGCCGTACAATCGGACCATTCGACCATTCATCCATTCCCTGACAGAGGCCTCCGATGGCAAAACCCAATTATTCGTTCGAGAAGCGCCAGCGAGATCTGGCCAAGAAGGCCAAGAAAGAGGAAAAGCGCCTGCGCAAGGCCGGCACAACTGCGAATCCGGAGGCTACGGAAACTCCCGAGCCGGCCGCGGTGCCTCCGGCAGCGGAAGTAAAGACGGTTCCCTGAACTTTCCGAGCCTGTCCGTCGCTCAGCGGCCGAGCCGGTAGACGGCAAGGCTGCCGAGGAAATTGGGCTCTTCGGTCACCAGCCGGCCGGCTTCGTCGAGCACCTGCCGCTCGCGGATGACCAGCTTCATTTTCGCGCACAGCGATTCGAAATCGAGCAGGGTGAAGAAGCGCAGGTTGGGCGTGTCGAACCACTCGTAGGGCAGGTCTTCGGACACCGGCATGCGCCCGCCCATGACCGCGAGGCGGTTCTTCCAGTAGGCAAAATTCGGAAAGCTGACCACGGCCTCGCGCCCGACGCGCAGCATTTCGGCGAGGATGCGTTCGGTGTGGCGCACGGTTTGCAGGGTGCGCGAGAGCACGACGTGGTTGAAGGTCTGGTCGTCGAAGCCGGCGAGGCCCTGCTCCAGGTTGCCCTGGATGACGTTGATGTCCTTGGCGATGGCGGCCAGCACGCCGGCTTCTTCGAGTTCGACGCCGTAGCCTTTGGCGCCGCGCTCCTCGATCAGGCGCTTCAACAGCGAGCCGTCGCCGCAGCCGAGGTCGAGCACGCGCTCGCCGGGCTGCACCCAGCCGGCGATGAGGTCAAAGTCCGCTCGTTCGAGAG comes from the Sulfuritalea hydrogenivorans sk43H genome and includes:
- a CDS encoding DUF1330 domain-containing protein, which gives rise to MSEARPSPSISTACLVGHITVKDAALWAEYRSRVPATLAPWGGELLLRGKRFAVLAGEHRHTDVVVIRFPNRAALDGWHASAAYQALIPLRQQAADVVLLAYEE
- the metW gene encoding methionine biosynthesis protein MetW, coding for MTQPLERADFDLIAGWVQPGERVLDLGCGDGSLLKRLIEERGAKGYGVELEEAGVLAAIAKDINVIQGNLEQGLAGFDDQTFNHVVLSRTLQTVRHTERILAEMLRVGREAVVSFPNFAYWKNRLAVMGGRMPVSEDLPYEWFDTPNLRFFTLLDFESLCAKMKLVIRERQVLDEAGRLVTEEPNFLGSLAVYRLGR